A genome region from Streptomyces sp. S4.7 includes the following:
- a CDS encoding DinB family protein: MTSSAPVTRDLLETFDDVRTRIFARLDGLTDAEYLWEPVASCMTLRADADGVFRADPRPTGDVHPAPFTTIAWRIWHIGADCLRGYGRFFEDQSLSGDDRHLWPGTATEGVQVVADDWSRFRTQVESLGDDRLLRPMGPIADPYAHESYLLLALHALDEAAHHGAELGVLRDLYRHGFAKEQRENRDEVGPPDTSSP; the protein is encoded by the coding sequence TCACCCGCGACCTGCTCGAAACCTTTGACGACGTACGTACCAGAATCTTCGCTCGCCTCGACGGCCTCACCGACGCCGAGTACCTCTGGGAGCCCGTCGCCTCGTGCATGACACTCCGGGCGGATGCGGATGGCGTGTTCCGTGCCGACCCGCGGCCCACAGGCGACGTCCACCCGGCGCCGTTCACGACGATTGCCTGGCGGATCTGGCACATCGGGGCCGACTGCCTGCGCGGCTACGGCCGCTTCTTCGAGGACCAATCCCTGAGCGGCGACGACCGGCACCTGTGGCCGGGCACAGCGACCGAGGGCGTCCAGGTGGTGGCCGACGACTGGTCCCGATTCCGAACCCAGGTCGAGTCCCTTGGCGATGACCGCCTTCTCCGACCCATGGGCCCCATCGCCGATCCCTACGCTCACGAGAGCTACCTGCTGCTGGCTCTCCACGCCTTGGACGAAGCCGCTCACCACGGTGCCGAACTCGGCGTCCTTCGCGATCTCTACCGTCATGGCTTCGCCAAGGAGCAACGGGAGAACCGCGACGAAGTCGGCCCCCCTGACACATCAAGCCCCTGA